GCCCAAACCGAAGACAACGGCAAAAGCCATGGCTCCTGCCACCGACGGAGCGGTGAGGGTCAGGATCAGTACGCCCCCGGGGATCAATGTGGCGGCAATCGTTGCCAAAGCGAGCGGCGGAAGACTGCCGCCGAGCACCATGTTGGCGAACCGGCTCAGCACCTGCGACGGACCAAATAGCGTGCCGACAATGGCGGCGGTGGCCCCAAGGCCAAGACCCGACAACAGCGGCACCATATGCACCAGGATCGCCGCACTGACGAGAGATTGCAGCGAGAACCCGACCACCATCAGCTTGAACCCGAACTGCCGGACGTCTGGGCTGAGACTTCCCTCGACGATCTGCGCCGTGCCGTTCTGTTTCTGCGCTCTGCCCTCGGCAAGGCCGTAGGACAGCCAGGCGTGAAGAGGCAGGCAGACGAACAAATTGAGCGCGGCGAACACCAGGTAGACATTCTGCCATGAGAGATGGGCGTGCAATGCCGTGGTGATGGGCCAGAAGATCGTTGAGGCGAAGCCGGCGATCAGGGTCAGATAGGTGATGCTGCGCTGGGCGGTGCGGGGGCTTGCCTGCACCAGCAGCGCGAAGGCGGCGCCATATTGCACGAGATTTGCAGCAATCTCGATCACGATAAGGGCGGCGACGAAGCCGCTCTTGCCCGGAGCATAGGCACAGGCGATCAGCGCCGCCGCGGCAATCGCGGAGCCGGCGGTCATCACCCGTCCTGCGCCAAAATGATCTATGGCCCGGCCGAGCCATGGCGCAGTCAAGCCGCCCAGAAGAAGCGCCGCGGAAAGTGCGGCGAAAATCCACTCGGTCGACCAGTTCAGGTCTCGCGCCATATCGGGTGCAAGGATGCTGAAGCTGTAATAGAGGGATCCATAGCCGATGATCTGGGTGACGCCCAGCGCAAGGATAGTACCGATCGGCGGGCGCTCGCTCATATCGACTTCAGATCCACGCGCTGTTCGAGCTTTGCAGCCTCTTCCTTGCGCTCGCTATAGCGGTCTGTCAGGTAATCGGAGGCATCGCGGGTCAGCAGTGTGAACTTGACCAGTTCCTCGCAGACATCGACGACGCGATCATAATAGGCCGAGGGCTTCATGCGGCCATCCGTGTCGAACTCCTGCCAAGCTTTGGCGACCGACGACTGGTTCGGAATGGTGATCATCCGCATCCAACGGCCGAGAATGCGCAACTGATTGACCGCGTTGAAGGATTGCGATCCGCCGGAGACCTGCATGACGGCCAGCGTCTTGCCCTGCGTCGGTCGCACGGAACCGGTGGTGAGGGGGATCCAGTCGATCTGCGCCTTCAGGATGCCCGTCATCGCACCGTGCCGCTCGGGGCTGACCCAGACATGGCCTTCCGACCAGAGGGAAAGCGCGCGCAATTCCTGAACCTTTGGGTCGGTATCCGGTGCGCCATCTGGAAGGGGCAGACCCTCGGGATTGAAGATCTTCACCTCGCATCCGAGGTGCTCGAGAAGCCGCGCGGCTTCTTCTGCCAAAAGGCGACTGAACGAAATCTTACGAAGCGATCCGTAAAGGATCAGGATCCTCGGCTTGTGCTGCGAATAAGCGGGACTAAGCGCATCAAGGTCGGGCTGGGGAATGAGATCAAGCGAGGCTGCTGGCAGATCGGCCATCGGGGTACTCCGTCGTGTGGGATTGAAACGTTCGAAATTCACGGGCGGCTAAGAACCTGACCCGGCAAGGTCTGGGGCCGGGCAACCGGCGTCAGATTGTTCCGAACAACAGTTCTCCATCAAAAAACGAGCGAGGCCGTTGAGGCTCTCGAAATTCACGCTGTAGATAATGGAGCGTGCCTCTCGCTGAGCACTGATAAGGCCAGCATGTTCTAGTTCTTTAAGATGAAAGGAAATATTGGAGGGCGACACATTTACGGCTTCGGCAATCGTACCCGCTGCCAATCCGCCCGGGCCGGCGATAACCAATTTACGAATGACCTGGAGCCGGGTCTGCTGTGAGAGCGCGCCGAACGCATCCAAGACTTGCCTTTCGTTCATCAGGTCGATCCTCGTTCAATGTATGGCGAGAGACAAAGCACCTACGCCTGCTCGAACACGTCAAGCCGCAATTTAGTTTGATGATTCAATGAATATTGAAATATTGGATGTTTTCTGTCTCGTCAAGGGCATCCCGTCATCGTCGTCTTGATCGTTGTTGTCGCCATCTATGTCATCATCAAAACACGTTGGCGCATCCAGGCACCAAAGTTGGAGGCATTCAATGTTCCTCAGAAGGGACTATACGCTGGCTTGTGATAGCCCAGACGTGTCCTGTTTGCACCGAGCATAGGCAAAAAAGGAGGCGCGTCTGAGGAGCAAGGGCTCTGTTCGCGAGGCTGCTTTCGAGCAGCCTGCAGCATCATAACAGTCTGTTCCATAATTCTGCTTTTGTAAGATGTTATATCATAACACATAAAAGACGCGGTGCAGCCGCGACGCCTTGCTGGGGCGATGTCGCCGTCTCGACTAAGAGGACGCGACTTCTCTAAGCGCACGATACACGCTCGCCCGCCCTATGCTCAGCCTCTTTGCAATATCTGTCGGCCCGATTCCTTCGGATCTAAGACGGCAGATCTCGGCAACATCGACGTGGGGCTTCCTTCCTTTATAGACCCCTCTGCTCTTGGCCGCGGCGATGCCTTCCATCTGTCGCTCTCTGCGAAGGTTCGTCTCGAACTCAGCAAACACGCCGAGCATATCGAGGAAAGCTTTGCCGGCCGCCGAGCTGGTGTCGATCGGCTGTTCCGTGGCCTTCAGCGTCACCCCTTTTTGCTTGAGCAGCCGTACGATGTCCTGCAGATCCCCAACTGACCGCGCCAGCCGATCGACCCGCGTCACGACCAGGCTGTCGCCGTCGCGCATGAATTCCAGAAGCGTGTTAAGCTCCTTCCGATCCTGCTTGGTCGAACCGGATTTCTTTTCCGCCCGGATGACCGTGCATCCGGCCGTCTTCAGAGCCGCCTCTTGTATCGCCAGATCCTGGTCGATGGTGCTGACCCGAGCATACCCGTAAATTGCCATGAAACGTCTCATTAGGTTCTAGACGTTCATTGGGTAGCGTCTCATAATGGCAAAAGCAACCCAATTGATACACAGTTTAGTGTCTCAGGGAGAATGTCTCACCAGGTATACCCAACGAAGATGTCCGATGCGTGTCCCTTAGGGAGCCATTACCGACCTAGAGAAGCCTGGCCGCTCTGCCACTCCGTCTCGTTGCGCTGTTGTAGTATTCGGATGCCTGTTGGACGGATCGATGCCGGGATTGTTCCATAGCTTCGGGGAGGGGAATGCCGCGATTGGCCGCTTCGGTTAGGTAGCCGGAGCGCAGGCCATGCGCTGAATACTCAGCAGGATCGAGGCCAGCCATGTCTGCACGCTGTTTGACGATGTCGTTGATTGCTTTCGGGTCCAGCGAACGCTTGGAGACATTGCCCCAGCGATCGATCGCCCGGAACACACTGCCGCTTTCAATCCTGGCAAGCGCGAGCCATGTATTCAGCGCTTCGACAGGCCGGCCCGTGAGATAGACGATTTCCTGATTGTCAGCGCCACTGGTCTTGGTGCGACCGAGATGGATGGACAAGGAGGGCAGGGGAAGCGACCCTTCGACATGGATGGGTGCTTCCATGAACAATTGCTCCTTGCGCAGTCCGGCCACTTCGCTGCGGCGCCTCCCACCGGAGGCGAAAGCGAGCATCAGGATGGCCTTGTCTCTAACATCACGCAGGCTGTTGGTCCGGCACGTGCCAATCAACTTGGACAGGACATCGCCTGTCACCGCTTTGGCGCTCTTGCGCCGTTTAGGGCGTGGTGTTGCCCGTACTGCCAGTCTGATCGCCGACTTGAGGGCAGGCGAGGCGAAGGCCCCATCCAGTCCGCGCCATTTCGTGAGCGTCGACCAGGTAGCGAGCCGACGGCGCACCGTGTCAGGCGCATGCGGCCCGGTCGACCTCAGGAACCCTTGGATGCGTAACCTGTCCTCTACGTCCGTCGGCATCCCGTGCTGCGGGTTGATCACGCGCCGTTCCGGATCCCAAAGATGATGAGCGACGAATTTGAGCAGCAAGGCTTCCGGCGCCGGCCAGGGCAGGGAGGATCCGTTGGCCGCCAGCGCCCAGGCCTGCAGATAGGCCAGATCGGAGGCAAGCGCGCGGAGCGTGTTCTCGCCCATCCCCTGGTTTACGAGGTGGCGGAGCGTTTCCACATCGTGGTCGCTGAGCAGTTCGGCGAACTCGTCGCGTCGCTCTATCGGCAGCACGGCGGCAATGGTGTCCAGGGTTTCTGCCCGGAGATCAACCGCACTCCTCCCCGGGCGATCAGTCGCCATGGGCGAAGGGTCCAAGCACAGTCATGCCTTCCTTGCGCGCGGCAGCGGCAAGCTTGCGATCAAGCGTTGCCAGCGGGACGTTTCGATTGAGGGCAAGCGCCAGATAGGCGGCGTCATAGGCGCTGAGTGCGTGATTGGCAGCCAGCAGCAGGACAAAACTGTCGCCGCCAATGCCGGCATCGTCGAGCGGCAGGCGACGAACCCGTTCCATGTTGACCAGCGCGCCGCCGGCAGAGACGCGACCGCGGCGTTCGGCCATGGTTAGAATGTTGCGGATTTCGAAGAAGAACAGCGACGGCACCGGGCAGGGGGCGTTGATCGACGCAATGACGATTTCGGCGGCGTCTGAATATTCCTCCGGCAACAGCCAGGCAGCCGCCATCGAGGCGTCAATAACAAACGCCATCAGCGACGGCCCTCGTCACGCCAGGAGAGGATTTCCTCATGGGTGGAGGCGGCAGCTTTCTGACGGGCGGCGCGTACCTCTGCCAGCAGCAACTGCATATCGGTTTCCTTGGCGATACGCGCCAGGCGAATGATGGGGTCGTTGCCGCGCGCGATAACAATATCTTCGCCAGCTTCCGCGCGAACAAGCAGATCCGATAGATGGGTTTTGGCTTCAGAGATTTTTACCGTCGTGGTCATCGCGCGCCTTTCGGAGTGAGTTCCCGTAAAATAGGCGCATCCGCGGGGTTGGTCAACCGGTTGGTCTGTTCACTTCCGATAAGCATTACTTATCGCATGCGAGCCGCGTGGGGCTTCTTTATGTCATGTGTAGAACTCTTGTCGCACAGTAGCTTTCGTTTAAGACATCGTTTACCATAAAAACAATGCCTTACGACCTCGCCAAATTGCCCATCTCAACCCTGCTGAAACCCGTCGCCGACGCCAGCAGCGCCCTTGCCCGTCTCGACGAACGCATCGCCCGCTCCCCCGTCGGCCCAGGCTTCCTAGAACGGCAAAACTTCACCGACGCCTGCGCCTCCCTCTGGATCGACGGCGAACTCGTCCATCTCGAAGACCTCGTCCTCCACGACGCTCTCCGAGACATCCGTACCCCAACCCACGAACTCACGATCGCCCGCGACGTTTTACGAACCCGCCGGCGCATCGCCGACCACCCACCCGCCTGGGCTTTGTCGGAAGAAGGCCTGCGCGGCCTGCGCCGGCCGTGGGCCGGGGCATCTTTGGGAGAGGGAGGCACCGGCGTGGCCGACCAGCCCACCGCGGGTGAAGTGGTTGACGGGGGAGGGGAGGGGCTGGAGGACAGGGAGGAAAACGGCGAGGCCGGCGAAGATGTGCTGGATGCCGAGCTCGCCGCCATTGACGCGCTGCTCGCCCGCTCCGAAGCCGCCATCGAACAGGCCAGGAAGCCAGGTCCCGCCAAAAGCGCTCCCGGCTCGGGCGCCGGCCGGGAACGCGACCCTCTCGTCTACGATCTCGACTGGGATGAGGATGCGCGGCTGGAGGAATGGCGCGCCGTGCTGCGCCAGGCGCAGGATTTTCCGGCGGTGCTGCAGGCAATCGTCGCGCTCGACGCCTGGAACGAGATCGGCGTGCTGCAGCATGCCGCCTGGATGGGCCGGCTCCTGGCCGCCTCCATCCTGCGCCAGGGTGGTGTGACCACGCAAAATCATCTAGTCGCCATCAACCTCGGCCTGAAAACGATTCCCGTCGATCGCCGTC
This Pseudorhizobium banfieldiae DNA region includes the following protein-coding sequences:
- the arsH gene encoding arsenical resistance protein ArsH; the encoded protein is MADLPAASLDLIPQPDLDALSPAYSQHKPRILILYGSLRKISFSRLLAEEAARLLEHLGCEVKIFNPEGLPLPDGAPDTDPKVQELRALSLWSEGHVWVSPERHGAMTGILKAQIDWIPLTTGSVRPTQGKTLAVMQVSGGSQSFNAVNQLRILGRWMRMITIPNQSSVAKAWQEFDTDGRMKPSAYYDRVVDVCEELVKFTLLTRDASDYLTDRYSERKEEAAKLEQRVDLKSI
- a CDS encoding RHE_PE00001 family protein, giving the protein MPYDLAKLPISTLLKPVADASSALARLDERIARSPVGPGFLERQNFTDACASLWIDGELVHLEDLVLHDALRDIRTPTHELTIARDVLRTRRRIADHPPAWALSEEGLRGLRRPWAGASLGEGGTGVADQPTAGEVVDGGGEGLEDREENGEAGEDVLDAELAAIDALLARSEAAIEQARKPGPAKSAPGSGAGRERDPLVYDLDWDEDARLEEWRAVLRQAQDFPAVLQAIVALDAWNEIGVLQHAAWMGRLLAASILRQGGVTTQNHLVAINLGLKTIPVDRRRHRNRETRLLAIAQGFLAAAEIGLKEHDRLALARTLFERKLAGRRASSKLPELVELVMAKPLVSAGMVAKTLEVTPQGARRIVLELGLREMTGRGRFRAWGVM
- the arsK gene encoding arsenite efflux MFS transporter ArsK — its product is MSERPPIGTILALGVTQIIGYGSLYYSFSILAPDMARDLNWSTEWIFAALSAALLLGGLTAPWLGRAIDHFGAGRVMTAGSAIAAAALIACAYAPGKSGFVAALIVIEIAANLVQYGAAFALLVQASPRTAQRSITYLTLIAGFASTIFWPITTALHAHLSWQNVYLVFAALNLFVCLPLHAWLSYGLAEGRAQKQNGTAQIVEGSLSPDVRQFGFKLMVVGFSLQSLVSAAILVHMVPLLSGLGLGATAAIVGTLFGPSQVLSRFANMVLGGSLPPLALATIAATLIPGGVLILTLTAPSVAGAMAFAVVFGLGSGLFSIVTGTLPLMLFGSDGYGRLQGKVMAARLILSATAPFALAFAMAHIGTLWSLTITTALGACAIAAFLAIARLERRHKSRDHLAGRPA
- a CDS encoding type II toxin-antitoxin system VapC family toxin; its protein translation is MAFVIDASMAAAWLLPEEYSDAAEIVIASINAPCPVPSLFFFEIRNILTMAERRGRVSAGGALVNMERVRRLPLDDAGIGGDSFVLLLAANHALSAYDAAYLALALNRNVPLATLDRKLAAAARKEGMTVLGPFAHGD
- a CDS encoding site-specific integrase, translating into MATDRPGRSAVDLRAETLDTIAAVLPIERRDEFAELLSDHDVETLRHLVNQGMGENTLRALASDLAYLQAWALAANGSSLPWPAPEALLLKFVAHHLWDPERRVINPQHGMPTDVEDRLRIQGFLRSTGPHAPDTVRRRLATWSTLTKWRGLDGAFASPALKSAIRLAVRATPRPKRRKSAKAVTGDVLSKLIGTCRTNSLRDVRDKAILMLAFASGGRRRSEVAGLRKEQLFMEAPIHVEGSLPLPSLSIHLGRTKTSGADNQEIVYLTGRPVEALNTWLALARIESGSVFRAIDRWGNVSKRSLDPKAINDIVKQRADMAGLDPAEYSAHGLRSGYLTEAANRGIPLPEAMEQSRHRSVQQASEYYNSATRRSGRAARLL
- a CDS encoding recombinase family protein: MAIYGYARVSTIDQDLAIQEAALKTAGCTVIRAEKKSGSTKQDRKELNTLLEFMRDGDSLVVTRVDRLARSVGDLQDIVRLLKQKGVTLKATEQPIDTSSAAGKAFLDMLGVFAEFETNLRRERQMEGIAAAKSRGVYKGRKPHVDVAEICRLRSEGIGPTDIAKRLSIGRASVYRALREVASS
- a CDS encoding ArsR/SmtB family transcription factor, which produces MNERQVLDAFGALSQQTRLQVIRKLVIAGPGGLAAGTIAEAVNVSPSNISFHLKELEHAGLISAQREARSIIYSVNFESLNGLARFLMENCCSEQSDAGCPAPDLAGSGS
- a CDS encoding type II toxin-antitoxin system Phd/YefM family antitoxin, with protein sequence MTTTVKISEAKTHLSDLLVRAEAGEDIVIARGNDPIIRLARIAKETDMQLLLAEVRAARQKAAASTHEEILSWRDEGRR